Sequence from the Candidatus Omnitrophota bacterium genome:
ATTGCGCCTTATCTTTGTCCTGCCCGTACCGGAGCATGCCGGACACGGCGCCTTTATAACAACGCCCTCTCCGCCGCACCTGGGGCATGTCTGGGTTATGCTGAAGATACCGTTAGACGAGATGACCTGCCCGTGCCCTTCGCATGCCGGGCACCTCTCCTTCTTCGAACCGGGCCTCGCCCCGCTCCCGTCGCAGTCATCGCAGGGCTCATACCGCGGTATGGTGATCGTCTTTTCCGCGCCGAATGCCGCCTCTTCAAATCCTATCTCAAGGCTGTACTCCAGGTCCGCTCCGCGCCTGCCGCCGGGCCGCCGCCTCCCGGAGGCCCCGAATTCGCCTCCGAATATATCGCCGCCCAGCCCGAAGTTCCTGAAGAGGTCGCTCAGGTCCAGGCCGCCGAATATGTCCCGGACATCGTCGAAGTGGTGGAAGTCCTGCCATGTGAACCCGCCCTGCTTGAACGCCCCTTCGACACCGGCATGTCCATACTGGTCGTAGTTCGCCTTCTTCTGCGGATCTATCAGGACCTCGTATGCCTCCGATATCTCCTTGAACCTCTCCTCAGCATCCTTCTTCTTTTCGGCCGGTACCCTGTCGGGATGGTACTTGAGCGCGAGATTCCTGTAGGCCTTCTTCACCTCG
This genomic interval carries:
- the dnaJ gene encoding molecular chaperone DnaJ, with the translated sequence MMANKRDYYEVLGIAKTATADEVKKAYRNLALKYHPDRVPAEKKKDAEERFKEISEAYEVLIDPQKKANYDQYGHAGVEGAFKQGGFTWQDFHHFDDVRDIFGGLDLSDLFRNFGLGGDIFGGEFGASGRRRPGGRRGADLEYSLEIGFEEAAFGAEKTITIPRYEPCDDCDGSGARPGSKKERCPACEGHGQVISSNGIFSITQTCPRCGGEGVVIKAPCPACSGTGRTKIRRNITVKIPAGVDTGSRLRVQGEGEAPERGGRRGDLYVLLYVRKHEIFERHDADIFCEVPINFVTAVFGGEVEIPTLGGKAKMKIPAGTQSGRVFRLKAKGIAHLHDGGIGDELVRVQVEVPTNLTGEQKRILKEFANANGDPSGPLSKSFVEKMRRMFK